A region of Paractinoplanes abujensis DNA encodes the following proteins:
- a CDS encoding copper transporter: MINFRYHVVSLTAVFLALAIGLVVGTAALNGPVADNLKSQITALNKDLSNKRDEINQYREEINRSQEFATQIAPFVLDGKLTGRKLAVLALPGTDQYADKVIQMLSITGVTVTAKVTVQDKFFDPAVELELLDLASESSQPTISTTDLPVNSNGVETASAQLALALLQRPSAPGAAPATQPSAADVTAVLTAYSKASYIAVEDNAVGGAEATLIITGAPAVDKDAAKKAQSLVNMAEQFSDERRLVVAGVGVGEGNLISAVRGDPTLNKKISTVDNASTTDGQVASAMATVERVVDDKTGHYGLAAGASALVPKAAS; encoded by the coding sequence GTGATCAACTTCCGGTACCACGTGGTGTCGCTCACCGCGGTCTTCCTGGCCCTGGCCATCGGCCTGGTCGTGGGCACCGCCGCGCTCAACGGTCCGGTGGCCGACAACCTCAAGAGCCAGATCACCGCGCTCAACAAGGACCTGTCGAACAAGCGCGACGAGATCAACCAGTATCGCGAGGAGATCAACCGCAGCCAGGAGTTCGCCACCCAGATCGCCCCGTTCGTGCTCGACGGCAAGCTGACCGGGCGCAAGCTGGCCGTGCTGGCGCTGCCCGGCACGGATCAATACGCCGACAAGGTGATCCAGATGCTGTCGATCACCGGTGTCACGGTCACGGCCAAGGTCACCGTGCAGGACAAGTTCTTCGACCCGGCGGTCGAGCTCGAACTGCTCGACCTGGCCAGCGAGTCGTCGCAGCCGACGATCAGCACGACCGATCTGCCGGTCAACAGCAACGGCGTCGAGACGGCCAGCGCGCAGCTCGCCCTGGCGCTGCTGCAACGGCCCTCGGCCCCCGGCGCGGCCCCGGCCACCCAGCCCTCGGCGGCGGACGTGACGGCGGTGCTCACGGCCTACAGCAAGGCGAGCTACATCGCGGTGGAGGACAACGCCGTCGGCGGGGCCGAGGCCACCCTGATCATCACGGGCGCGCCGGCCGTCGACAAGGACGCCGCCAAGAAGGCGCAGTCGCTGGTCAACATGGCGGAGCAGTTCAGCGACGAGCGGCGGCTGGTGGTGGCCGGCGTCGGCGTGGGCGAGGGCAACCTCATCTCGGCCGTGCGCGGCGACCCGACGCTGAACAAGAAGATCTCCACCGTGGACAACGCCAGCACCACCGACGGCCAGGTCGCCTCGGCCATGGCGACCGTCGAGCGGGTGGTCGACGACAAGACCGGCCACTACGGCCTGGCCGCGGGGGCCTCGGCGCTGGTGCCCAAGGCCGCCTCGTAG
- the steA gene encoding putative cytokinetic ring protein SteA, whose amino-acid sequence MRLPTLRRTRSTDPDALAGTARLDRRTKRLTGRLRPGEIAVIDHVDIDRVAADALVAVGVAAVLNAKPSISGRYPNLGPEVLIKNGIVLIDDLGEEVFARLSEGDQVVLEGDTVLLDGEPVATGVRQDSETVARSMADAREGLSVQLEAFAANTMDYLKQERELLLDGVGVPDVRTQIAGRHVLIVVRGYDYKDDLDVLRPYIHEYKPVLIGVDGGADALVESGYTPDMIIGDMDSVTDDVLRCGAEVVVHAYPDGRAPGLERVHKLDVAALTFPAAATSEDLAMLLADDKGATLIVAVGTHANLVEFLDKGRGGMASTFLTRLKVGGKLVDAKGVSRLYKQNISGSALLLLVLSATAAMASAVAVSTVGKAYLTVVSEWWDNLVFQLGHLF is encoded by the coding sequence ATGCGACTTCCCACCTTGCGCCGCACGCGGAGCACCGATCCCGATGCCCTCGCCGGCACCGCGCGCCTCGACCGCCGGACCAAGCGTCTGACCGGCCGGCTGCGCCCCGGCGAGATCGCCGTGATCGACCACGTCGACATCGACCGGGTGGCCGCCGACGCGCTGGTCGCCGTGGGCGTGGCCGCGGTGCTCAACGCGAAGCCGTCGATCTCGGGCCGCTATCCCAACCTCGGCCCCGAGGTGCTGATCAAGAACGGCATCGTGCTGATCGACGACCTCGGCGAGGAGGTCTTCGCGCGGCTCAGCGAGGGTGACCAGGTGGTCCTCGAGGGAGACACCGTGCTGCTCGACGGCGAACCCGTGGCCACCGGCGTCCGGCAGGACTCCGAGACCGTGGCCCGGTCGATGGCCGACGCCCGCGAGGGCCTGTCGGTGCAGCTCGAGGCGTTCGCCGCGAACACCATGGACTACCTCAAGCAGGAGCGGGAGCTGCTGCTCGACGGGGTCGGCGTGCCCGACGTGCGCACCCAGATCGCCGGCCGGCACGTGCTGATCGTGGTGCGCGGCTACGACTACAAGGACGACCTCGACGTCCTGCGGCCCTACATCCACGAATACAAGCCGGTGCTGATCGGTGTGGACGGCGGTGCCGACGCGCTGGTCGAGTCGGGCTACACCCCCGACATGATCATCGGCGACATGGACTCGGTCACCGATGACGTGCTGCGCTGCGGGGCCGAGGTCGTCGTGCACGCCTATCCGGACGGCCGCGCCCCCGGGCTCGAGCGGGTGCACAAGCTCGACGTGGCCGCGCTGACCTTCCCGGCCGCGGCCACCAGCGAAGACCTGGCGATGCTGCTGGCCGACGACAAGGGCGCCACCCTGATCGTGGCCGTGGGCACGCACGCCAACCTGGTCGAGTTCCTCGACAAGGGCCGCGGCGGCATGGCGTCGACGTTCCTGACCCGGCTCAAAGTGGGCGGCAAACTGGTCGACGCCAAGGGGGTGAGCCGGCTCTACAAGCAGAACATCTCCGGTTCGGCCCTGCTGCTGCTGGTGCTCTCGGCGACGGCCGCGATGGCGTCCGCGGTGGCCGTGTCGACGGTCGGCAAGGCATACCTGACCGTGGTTTCCGAGTGGTGGGACAATCTGGTCTTCCAGCTCGGCCATCTTTTCTGA